The genome window CTATCAAAATGACAGTAAAGATGTGTTTTATAGCATGGGATATTGCGGCTCAGGAGTTTCATTTTCGGTGCAGGCGGGTAAGCGTTTAGCTGATAAAGTGGCTGAAGCCGCGGTTCCTGATTTGCCGCTTTATAACTGTGCGTTACCTAAATTTCCCTTAGCGCCACTGAGACGAGTTGGTCAATGGGGCTATTTCCATTACGGCAAAATCAAAGATACCTGGTTTTAGTCGTTATGAGTATAAGAAAAAGCCGTTAATTAACGGCTTGTTATCAAAGAGTTATAACTTTAGAACAGGCTATAAATCGACCCGGTTGGTTGTTTGTCCTTGCTTAAACGCTGCAATATTGTCACCGACTAAGTCTAGTAATCGTTGTTGTGCTTCTATACTGGCCCAGGCGATATGGCCGGTGATCGCTAAATTTTTCGGCTGATTTTGCAGTAATAGGTGATTTGCTTTAGGCGGCTCTTCACTTAGTACATCCAGAATTGCGTAGGCGATGTCGTTTTGCTTAAGTGCAGTGAGTAAATCTTGCTCATTAACCAATGCACCACGTGCGGTATTGATCAACACTGCGCTGGACTTCATTTCACTCAGTACTTGAGCATCGATCAGATTTTCTGTCGCAGGTGTTTGCGGGCAATGTAAAGTCAAGATATCAGCTTCGCGTATCACTTGATTAAATGACTTTCTATTGGTTCTTACCATTGCTGCATTAGGGCGCTCACTTATCATAACTTTCATACCAAAAGCGTGAGCGATTTGGGCTACTGCTTGCCCTAAGCTGCCATAGCCAATAATACCGATTGTTTTGCCGGCTAATTCACTACTACCATTACCATGCAGGCAAAAACTGGTCGATTGCTGCCATTGCCCGTGAGTTACATTAGCTATGTGGTGATTGGGCTGGCTGAAATAATTAAGTAGCTGAGCGAATACATATTGTGCGACGGATTGTTTGGCATAACCTGAAACGTTAGTAACTGCGATATGATGTTGTTGTGCAGCTAAGAGATCGATATTGTTTATCCCTGTTGCGCTGATACAAATTAATTTAAGTTTAGGTAATTGCGCTAATATTTTGTTATCTAATACCACCTTATTGGTGATCAACACTTCGGCATCTAGACTCCGCTCGACCACTTGCGAGGCTTGAGTTTGTTGGTAGCATTTAAGCGCTGTTACCTGTTTTGCGATACGCTTTAGCGAAACCTGAGTTGAAAAAGTGTCTTGATCTAAAAATACCGCTTTCATTCACTATGCTCCGTTAGCTATTGATCAAATCATTACTAGCCTGGACGACCGTCTTTGCGGGCACTGACTAACATCGGGGCATAATGATACACAAATAAACCAAAAGAGATATACCATAAACCAGCACTGGCATGATAAAACATCATGGTAGATGCAGGCATCAGGCTAGGTAAAATAGCGCGTACTAAAGCAGCAATAAAGATCAGTGAAAATGCCAAAGACATAGTTTTTGGTGGTTGCAGCATTCTGCCTGTGTGTCCTAATGAAACTCGGGATATCATTGCTAAAATTAACCCACCCATGCCACCAATGGTAAGTAAGTGCCAACTGTGATTACTGGCAAAGTTTTCTGAGAAATAGCTTAAAGCGATTAGCAACATGCCTAACGCGATGCAAATCACTGATAAATGTAATGACCAAAGTAGAGGGACTTTTATCGTGATCCACGGACGCCATCTCACTATTCTGTTTAGCTGTAATATACCTGCAACGAGCATTAGTGCGCCGAGCACAGAAAACTGTGTTGGGATGAGTGGATGAGCAAGCAGATAAAAAGCGATAAGAGCAATTGAGCCATTCGTTATTTTTTCTAACCAGGGAAGAGTTTCTACTTTCGGAGTTTGAGTGCCGTTAGCAGTAAACATGGGGCCAACTCGGCCAACCATTACTGACATCAAAAACGTAATTACCATTACGCCTGCATAGCCGCTTAACTGGCTTGAAACCATCGTGGAGTCTGTTAGTGCCCAATACATTTGACTGTTGATCACTGTGAGTAGTATCAGTAAAGGGACAAAAAATAAATTACGATATTGTTTTATCGCAATAATAGGTCGTCCTAAAAACAGCGCAACCGCAGGAAAAAAGGATAGATCTACCAGCATAGTGGCAGTGTGACCAAGTAGCGTTGGCATCAACAAGCTAACGCGCGCAGTGAGCCACAATAGTACTAAAAATAGTAATGATGTGTTTTGAATTCCCCTAATACCGGTCCAATTTTGTACCGCGGTTAATAAAAAACCTGCGATAATGGCACCGGCAAAACCGAAAATCATTTCGTGTAGATGCCACCAATAACCGCCACCTAAAGGAGTAAATGTAAGCTTTCCTTGCAGTATTGCCAGCCATAACATAATAGCAACTATTGCAAAAACAGCACCCAGTAAGAAAAACGGTCTAAAACCTAAACGTAGCAAAGGAATAATTTTTTGCTCTTTTTGGAGATCGGTTATTTGCATCATAATTTTTTGCTTCTTTCTAAGGTAAACGTGGTTAGTATAATGGTTTAGCTATTGATTATTATGCGCTAAATCAAATTATCGATTAACAGCTAATTAACTGGCTGTTCTAGTTCATAAATGGCATCACCCAATTGCTCGATTCGCTCGTTGAGCAGCTGTTGCGCATCAAATAGGCCACGATTATAGAAATAGCCGCCAATTTCTTCGGCAAAGAAATCGAGTAAAAATTCTGCATCAAA of Thalassotalea insulae contains these proteins:
- a CDS encoding D-2-hydroxyacid dehydrogenase, encoding MKAVFLDQDTFSTQVSLKRIAKQVTALKCYQQTQASQVVERSLDAEVLITNKVVLDNKILAQLPKLKLICISATGINNIDLLAAQQHHIAVTNVSGYAKQSVAQYVFAQLLNYFSQPNHHIANVTHGQWQQSTSFCLHGNGSSELAGKTIGIIGYGSLGQAVAQIAHAFGMKVMISERPNAAMVRTNRKSFNQVIREADILTLHCPQTPATENLIDAQVLSEMKSSAVLINTARGALVNEQDLLTALKQNDIAYAILDVLSEEPPKANHLLLQNQPKNLAITGHIAWASIEAQQRLLDLVGDNIAAFKQGQTTNRVDL
- a CDS encoding NnrS family protein — translated: MMQITDLQKEQKIIPLLRLGFRPFFLLGAVFAIVAIMLWLAILQGKLTFTPLGGGYWWHLHEMIFGFAGAIIAGFLLTAVQNWTGIRGIQNTSLLFLVLLWLTARVSLLMPTLLGHTATMLVDLSFFPAVALFLGRPIIAIKQYRNLFFVPLLILLTVINSQMYWALTDSTMVSSQLSGYAGVMVITFLMSVMVGRVGPMFTANGTQTPKVETLPWLEKITNGSIALIAFYLLAHPLIPTQFSVLGALMLVAGILQLNRIVRWRPWITIKVPLLWSLHLSVICIALGMLLIALSYFSENFASNHSWHLLTIGGMGGLILAMISRVSLGHTGRMLQPPKTMSLAFSLIFIAALVRAILPSLMPASTMMFYHASAGLWYISFGLFVYHYAPMLVSARKDGRPG
- a CDS encoding DUF2164 domain-containing protein codes for the protein MTTIKFSSQEKVQIVSKIQRYFERELEQELGQFDAEFLLDFFAEEIGGYFYNRGLFDAQQLLNERIEQLGDAIYELEQPVN